The following coding sequences lie in one Xiphophorus maculatus strain JP 163 A chromosome 4, X_maculatus-5.0-male, whole genome shotgun sequence genomic window:
- the LOC102216933 gene encoding tight junction protein ZO-1-like isoform X8, which yields MSSKASNKSAAMEETIIWEQHTVTLHRAPGFGFGIAISGGRDNPHFQSGETSIVISDVLKGGPAEGLLQENDRVVMVNGVSMDNVEHAYAVQQLRKSGKNAKITIRRKRKVQIPVSKPGDRETMSEHEEEYSDEDDGYDRQGQGDRNRQSAFGGTSGGAGRRHDRERSNSGRRDHSNSRERSISPRSDHRSHSSSAPAKPSKVTLVKSRKNEEYGLRLASHIFVKDISPESLAARDGNIREGDVVLKINGTVTENLSLIDAKKLIERSKGKLKMVVQRDERATLLNIPDLDDSIPSANNSDRDDISEIHSLTSDHSNRSHGIGQSHSPDRPETADLPRQSPRQISNGSYRSREEDRISKPGGMSTPVKIFDDGVLSQASDQASSINDKQLPPLPEPKPVYAQPGQPDVDLPVSPSDAPVPSAAHDESILRPSMKLVKFKKGESVGLRLAGGNDVGIFVAGVLEDSPAAKEGLEEGDQILRVNNVDFANIIREEAVLFLLDLPRGDMVTILAQKKKDVYRKIVESDVGDSFYIRTHFEYEKESPYGLSFNKGEVFRVVDTLYNGKLGSWLAIRIGKNHQEVERGIIPNKNRAEQLSSVQYTLPKTPGGDRADFWRFRGLRSSKRNLRKSREDLSAQPVQTKFPAYERVVLREAGFLRPVVIFGPIADVAREKLAREEPDIFELAKTQQQQGGERSEPRDAGTNQKSSGIIRLHTIKQIIDKDKHAVLDITPNAVDRLNYAQWYPIVVFLNPDTKQGVKNMRTRLCPDSRKSARKLFDRALKLRKNNHHLFTTTINLNSMNDGWFGALKEIIQQQQNQLVWVSEGKADGATDDDLDLHDDRLSYLSAPGSEYSMYSTDSRHTSDYEDTDTEGGAYTDQELDETLNDDVGLPAEPAITRSSEPVREEPPVIQEPPGYVAYSHSAQPDPLNRIDPAGFKAPVPQQKAEATPSISRQPEPLAEAVPPAADVTVKTVGALSLDEVPAAPYSKPSPSQEAGSLRRPTPELAPQSVTPEPLRSGLAGPEPKMFQKDPYGMENTGRITNSMKAVNYNPPQPYHPDQQSYRDYDHPPNRYDVSSGAGSYPESQYRSNDHIPLYENSVPQYDQQQWNPYGQPPSASNSQGYDLRLRYSDGSDAQYTPPLRYDEPPPQQGFDVRPRYGKPTGPGPVHYDDLPPPPQGSDLGYNQDSHLGYPSASRSPELAPQRPAYNQGPSLQPKGYKPQHYDPTPANSVASLTPPPKAETDSPSPVEVAQLAPSRDEPQEEDPAMRPQSVLTRVKMFENKRSVSVDRARDAGESTGNRAADLPLKAGGVIPKANSLSNLDQEKNFRAPEPQRLQSKAVDDIVRSNHYDPDEDEDYYRKQLSYFDRLQTGPNKSQPQAQTTHSFPRTESVDKPSPLEKKYEPVPQVTPSLPPATLPKPSAEVKPPARENTVQSNFLPQKSFPEKSPVNGTSEQPPKTTGAPSSFNRFVPKPFTTSAKPFARMFDSPKFNHNLLSNDKPEIAPKGPTSTAVKPQIPPQPQNADHDSGVDTFTRTVDNRPKHQQNNVNAVPKAIPVSPSALEDDEDEDEGHTVVATARGIFNSNGGVLSSIETGVSIIIPQGAIPDGVEQEIYFKVCRDNSILPPLDKEKGETLLSPLVMCGPHGLKFLKPVELRLPHCASMTPDGWSFALKSSDSSSGDPKSWQNKSLPGDPNYLVGANCVSVLIDHF from the exons AGTGCAGCAATGGAAGAAACAATAATATGGGAACAGCACACAGTGACTCTTCACAGG GCACCTGGATTTGGGTTTGGGATTGCCATCTCCGGTGGACGAGACAACCCTCACTTCCAGAGTGGAGAGACGTCCATTGTTATATCCGATGTGTTGAAAGGAGGACCTGCAGAGGGTCTGCTACA AGAAAACGATCGAGTCGTGATGGTCAACGGCGTCTCCATGGATAACGTAGAACATGCATATGCTGTTCAGCAGCTGCGCAAGAGTGGCAAAAACGCAAAGATT aCTATTCGTCggaaaagaaaagtacaaatCCCAGTTTCCAAGCCCGGCGATAGGGAGACGATGTCCGAGCACGAGGAAGAGTACAGCGATGAGGACGACGGTTACGATCGCCAAGGTCAAGGCGATCGTAACCGCCAAAGTGCCTTCGGGGGCACAAGCGGAGGCGCTGGCAGGCGTCACGACAGGGAGCGGAGCAACAGCGGGAGGCGGGATCACAGTAACTCACGGGAGAGAAGCATCTCACCACGATCTGATCACCGATCACATTCCTCATCTGCTCCTGCTAAGCCCTCCAAGGTCACCCTAGTCAAGTCTCGCAAAAATGAAG AATATGGCCTACGGCTGGCCAGCCACATCTTCGTGAAAGACATTTCTCCAGAGAGCCTGGCTGCCAGAGATGGAAACATCCGGGAGGGAGATGTTGTGCTAAAG ATCAATGGCACCGTTACAGAGAACCTCTCGCTGATAGATGCCAAGAAACTGATTGAGAGGTCAAAGGGCAAGCTGAAGATGGTGGTGCAGAGAGATGAAAGAGCCACGCTGCTCAACATTCCCGACCTTGACGATAGCATCCCGTCAGCCAATAACTCAGACAGAGATG ACATTTCAGAGATCCATTCGCTGACATCTGACCATTCCAACCGATCCCATGGGATAGGCCAATCACACTCACCTGACAGGCCGGAGACCGCAGACCTCCCCCGTCAATCCCCTCGGCAGATAAGCAACGGCAG cTATCGAAGTCGAGAGGAGGACCGCATCTCCAAACCAGGAGGCATGTCCACTCCGGTCAAAATCTTTGATGACGGTGTTTTGTCTCAGGCCAGCGACCAGGCCAGCTCCATCAATGACAAACAGTTACCTCCGCTGCCTG AACCAAAGCCAGTTTATGCACAGCCTGGTCAGCCAGATGTAGACCTGCCTGTCAGCCCCTCTGATGCACCGGTGCCCAGCGCCGCTCACGACGAAAGCATCCTCAG GCCAAGTATGAAGTTGGTCAAATTCAAGAAGGGAGAGAGTGTTGGGCTGCGGTTAGCAGGGGGGAACGACGTGGGAATATTTGTGGCAGGAGTTTTAGAGGATAGTCCAGCTGCCAAGGAGGGGTTGGAGGAGGGGGACCAGATTCTCAGG GTCAACAATGTGGACTTTGCCAACATCATCCGAGAAGAggcagttttgtttctgctggaTCTCCCAAGAGGAGACATGGTTACCATTCTggcacagaagaaaaaagatg TGTATAGGAAGATTGTGGAGTCGGACGTCGGTGACTCCTTCTACATTCGGACACATTTCGAGTATGAAAAGGAATCTCCGTACGGCTTGAGCTTTAACAAGGGTGAGGTTTTCCGTGTGGTAGATACGCTCTACAATGGCAAGTTGGGTTCCTGGCTCGCTATCCGCATTGGGAAGAATCACCAAGAAGTGGAAAGAGGCATCATTCCCAACAagaacag aGCGGAGCAGCTATCTAGTGTGCAGTACACCCTTCCTAAAACTCCAGGGGGCGACAGAGCAGACTTCTGGAGGTTCAGAGGGTTGCGAAGTTCTAAGAGGAATTTGCGGAAAAGCCGGGAGGACCTGTCGGCTCAGCCGGTTCAGACCAAGTTCCCAGCCTACGAGAGGGTTGTGCTGAGGGAAG CTGGATTCCTGAGGCCAGTGGTTATCTTTGGGCCAATTGCAGATGTGGCCAGAGAGAAACTGGCCAGGGAGGAGCCGGACATTTTTGAGCTAGCAA aaacacagcaacaacaaggAGGGGAAA GGAGCGAACCGAGGGACGCAGGAACCAACCAGAAAAGCTCGGGCATCATTCGCCTGCATACCATCAAGCAAATCATTGATAAA GACAAGCATGCGGTTCTGGACATCACCCCCAACGCTGTGGACCGTCTGAACTACGCTCAGTGGTATCCCATCGTTGTGTTTCTAAACCCAGACACCAAACAGGGGGTCAAGAACATGAGGACACGGCTCTGCCCCGATTCCAGAAAGAGTGCTAGAAAGCTTTTTGATCGAGCTCTCAAGTTACGGAAGAACAACCACCACCTCTTCACCA CAACCATTAACCTGAACAGCATGAATGACGGTTGGTTTGGAGCCCTGAAAGAAAtaatccagcagcagcagaaccagttgGTGTGGGTGTCAGAAGGAAAG GCTGATGGGGCAACCGATGACGACCTAGACCTCCATGACGACCGCCTCTCCTACCTGTCGGCACCGGGCAGTGAGTATTCCATGTACAGCACCGACAGCCGGCACACCTCTGACTACGAGGACACGGACACGGAGGGCGGGGCCTACACCGACCAGGAGTTGGACGAGACGCTGAACGACGACGTGGGTCTGCCCGCCGAGCCGGCCATCACACGCTCTTCGGAGCCCGTACGTGAGGAGCCGCCAGTCATCCAGGAGCCCCCCGGCTACGTGGCCTACTCTCACTCGGCGCAGCCGGACCCGCTGAACCGCATCGATCCGGCTGGGTTCAAAGCCCCAGTGCCGCAGCAG AAAGCAGAGGCCACGCCTAGCATCTCCAGGCAGCCTGAGCCCCTGGCTGAGGCAGTGCCCCCTGCTGCCGACGTTACTGTAAAAACTGTAGGGGCTCTGAGCCTTGATGAGGTTCCTGCAGCTCCTTACAGCAAGCCGAGCCCCAGCCAAGAGGCTGGCTCGCTTAGGAGGCCCACCCCTGAGCTAGCACCTCAGAGCGTCACCCCAGAGCCTCTACGGTCCGGACTGGCTGGTCCAGAACCAAAG ATGTTTCAGAAGGATCCTTACGGCATGGAAAACACAGGGAGAATCACTAACAGCATGAAGGCTGTCAATTACAACCCTCCGCAGCCGTACCACCCCGACCAGCAGTCGTACCGGGATTACGACCACCCGCCGAATCGCTATGACGTCAGCAGCGGGGCCGGGTCTTACCCGGAGTCGCAGTACAGAAGCAACGACCACATCCCGCTCTATGAGAACAGCGTGCCTCAGTACGACCAGCAGCAGTGGAATCCCTACGGCCAGCCGCCCTCTGCTTCCAACTCCCAGGGTTACGATCTCCGGCTGCGTTACAGTGATGGCTCCGATGCGCAGTACACCCCACCTCTACGCTACGACGAACCCCCACCACAGCAGGGATTCGATGTGCGACCTCGCTACGGCAAACCTACAGGTCCGGGCCCGGTTCATTACGACGACCTCCCGCCGCCTCCTCAAGGATCTGACCTCGGCTACAACCAGGATTCCCACCTGGGGTATCCCTCAGCCAGCCGATCCCCAGAACTAGCCCCTCAACGACCCGCCTATAACCAAGGACCCAGCTTGCAGCCGAAAGGCTACAAACCTCAGCACTACGACCCGACTCCAGCAAACTCTGTAGCCAGCCTTACTCCTCCTCCTAAAGCCGAGACAGACTCGCCTTCCCCTGTGGAAGTTGCTCAACTCGCACCTTCCAGAGACGAGCCGCAGGAGGAAGACCCTGCCATGCGACCCCAGTCGGTCCTCACCAGGGTCAAGATGTTTGAGAACAAACGGTCTGTGTCTGTGGACCGCGCCAGAGATGCAGGGGAATCCACTGGAAACAGG GCAGCTGATTTACCCCTGAAAGCAGGTGGTGTGATCCCTAAAGCAAATTCTCTGAGCAACCTGGATCAAGAGAAGAACTTTAG AGCTCCAGAGCCCCAGAGACTGCAGTCCAAGGCAGTCGATGACATTGTCCGCTCTAACCATTACGATCCTGATGAGGACGAGGATTACTACAGGAAGCAGCTGTCCTACTTTGACAGACTTCAGACCGGCCCTAACAAATCCCAGCCACAAGCACAAACAACTCACAGCTTCCCCAG GACTGAGTCCGTAGACAAACCGAGTCCACTGGAGAAAAAGTATGAACCGGTTCCTCAGGTTACCCCCTCTCTGCCACCAGCCACACTGCCTAAACCGTCAGCTGAAG TCAAGCCTCCAGCCCGAGAAAACACTGTCCAGAGCAACTTCCTGCCTCAGAAGAGTTTCCCCGAAAAGTCTCCAGTTAACGGCACAAGCGAGCAGCCTCCAAAGACGACGGGGGCGCCGTCTAGCTTTAACCGCTTCGTTCCCAAGCCCTTCACCACCTCAGCCAAACCTTTCGCGCGGATGTTCGACAGTCCGAAATTCAACCACAATCTTCTGTCCAACGATAAACCTGAGATTGCACCAAAG GGTCCAACCTCCACTGCAGTAAAGCCTCAGATCCCCCCGCAGCCTCAGAACGCGGACCACGACAGCGGCGTGGACACCTTCACACGCACTGTGGATAACCGCCCCAAACACCAGCAGAATAACGTCAACGCCGTTCCCAAGGCCATCCCTGTGAG CCCGAGCGCCCTCGAAGACGACGAGGATGAAGACGAGGGTCACACTGTGGTCGCCACCGCTCGCGGCATCTTCAACAGTAACGGCGGCGTCCTGAGCTCCATCGAAACAGGTGTCAGCATAATTATCCCGCAGGGTGCCATCCCCGACGGAGTGGAGCAGGAGATCTACTTCAAGGTCTGCCGAGACAACAGCATCCTGCCGCCGCTCGACAAGGAGAAAG
- the LOC102216933 gene encoding tight junction protein ZO-1-like isoform X3, producing MKYQKYITVMQMAMGVTASNKDCLPTKRQLWVTPQEGDASPSDASGSSSGPVGATAGAGAISLPATSTLSLPLSQAKPSLRRIKGRIHRSKSLDSMDLLDSNSAAMEETIIWEQHTVTLHRAPGFGFGIAISGGRDNPHFQSGETSIVISDVLKGGPAEGLLQENDRVVMVNGVSMDNVEHAYAVQQLRKSGKNAKITIRRKRKVQIPVSKPGDRETMSEHEEEYSDEDDGYDRQGQGDRNRQSAFGGTSGGAGRRHDRERSNSGRRDHSNSRERSISPRSDHRSHSSSAPAKPSKVTLVKSRKNEEYGLRLASHIFVKDISPESLAARDGNIREGDVVLKINGTVTENLSLIDAKKLIERSKGKLKMVVQRDERATLLNIPDLDDSIPSANNSDRDDISEIHSLTSDHSNRSHGIGQSHSPDRPETADLPRQSPRQISNGSYRSREEDRISKPGGMSTPVKIFDDGVLSQASDQASSINDKQLPPLPEPKPVYAQPGQPDVDLPVSPSDAPVPSAAHDESILRPSMKLVKFKKGESVGLRLAGGNDVGIFVAGVLEDSPAAKEGLEEGDQILRVNNVDFANIIREEAVLFLLDLPRGDMVTILAQKKKDVYRKIVESDVGDSFYIRTHFEYEKESPYGLSFNKGEVFRVVDTLYNGKLGSWLAIRIGKNHQEVERGIIPNKNRAEQLSSVQYTLPKTPGGDRADFWRFRGLRSSKRNLRKSREDLSAQPVQTKFPAYERVVLREAGFLRPVVIFGPIADVAREKLAREEPDIFELAKTQQQQGGERSEPRDAGTNQKSSGIIRLHTIKQIIDKDKHAVLDITPNAVDRLNYAQWYPIVVFLNPDTKQGVKNMRTRLCPDSRKSARKLFDRALKLRKNNHHLFTTTINLNSMNDGWFGALKEIIQQQQNQLVWVSEGKADGATDDDLDLHDDRLSYLSAPGSEYSMYSTDSRHTSDYEDTDTEGGAYTDQELDETLNDDVGLPAEPAITRSSEPVREEPPVIQEPPGYVAYSHSAQPDPLNRIDPAGFKAPVPQQKAEATPSISRQPEPLAEAVPPAADVTVKTVGALSLDEVPAAPYSKPSPSQEAGSLRRPTPELAPQSVTPEPLRSGLAGPEPKMFQKDPYGMENTGRITNSMKAVNYNPPQPYHPDQQSYRDYDHPPNRYDVSSGAGSYPESQYRSNDHIPLYENSVPQYDQQQWNPYGQPPSASNSQGYDLRLRYSDGSDAQYTPPLRYDEPPPQQGFDVRPRYGKPTGPGPVHYDDLPPPPQGSDLGYNQDSHLGYPSASRSPELAPQRPAYNQGPSLQPKGYKPQHYDPTPANSVASLTPPPKAETDSPSPVEVAQLAPSRDEPQEEDPAMRPQSVLTRVKMFENKRSVSVDRARDAGESTGNRAADLPLKAGGVIPKANSLSNLDQEKNFRAPEPQRLQSKAVDDIVRSNHYDPDEDEDYYRKQLSYFDRLQTGPNKSQPQAQTTHSFPRTESVDKPSPLEKKYEPVPQVTPSLPPATLPKPSAEVKPPARENTVQSNFLPQKSFPEKSPVNGTSEQPPKTTGAPSSFNRFVPKPFTTSAKPFARMFDSPKFNHNLLSNDKPEIAPKGPTSTAVKPQIPPQPQNADHDSGVDTFTRTVDNRPKHQQNNVNAVPKAIPVSPSALEDDEDEDEGHTVVATARGIFNSNGGVLSSIETGVSIIIPQGAIPDGVEQEIYFKVCRDNSILPPLDKEKGETLLSPLVMCGPHGLKFLKPVELRLPHCASMTPDGDPKSWQNKSLPGDPNYLVGANCVSVLIDHF from the exons AGTGCAGCAATGGAAGAAACAATAATATGGGAACAGCACACAGTGACTCTTCACAGG GCACCTGGATTTGGGTTTGGGATTGCCATCTCCGGTGGACGAGACAACCCTCACTTCCAGAGTGGAGAGACGTCCATTGTTATATCCGATGTGTTGAAAGGAGGACCTGCAGAGGGTCTGCTACA AGAAAACGATCGAGTCGTGATGGTCAACGGCGTCTCCATGGATAACGTAGAACATGCATATGCTGTTCAGCAGCTGCGCAAGAGTGGCAAAAACGCAAAGATT aCTATTCGTCggaaaagaaaagtacaaatCCCAGTTTCCAAGCCCGGCGATAGGGAGACGATGTCCGAGCACGAGGAAGAGTACAGCGATGAGGACGACGGTTACGATCGCCAAGGTCAAGGCGATCGTAACCGCCAAAGTGCCTTCGGGGGCACAAGCGGAGGCGCTGGCAGGCGTCACGACAGGGAGCGGAGCAACAGCGGGAGGCGGGATCACAGTAACTCACGGGAGAGAAGCATCTCACCACGATCTGATCACCGATCACATTCCTCATCTGCTCCTGCTAAGCCCTCCAAGGTCACCCTAGTCAAGTCTCGCAAAAATGAAG AATATGGCCTACGGCTGGCCAGCCACATCTTCGTGAAAGACATTTCTCCAGAGAGCCTGGCTGCCAGAGATGGAAACATCCGGGAGGGAGATGTTGTGCTAAAG ATCAATGGCACCGTTACAGAGAACCTCTCGCTGATAGATGCCAAGAAACTGATTGAGAGGTCAAAGGGCAAGCTGAAGATGGTGGTGCAGAGAGATGAAAGAGCCACGCTGCTCAACATTCCCGACCTTGACGATAGCATCCCGTCAGCCAATAACTCAGACAGAGATG ACATTTCAGAGATCCATTCGCTGACATCTGACCATTCCAACCGATCCCATGGGATAGGCCAATCACACTCACCTGACAGGCCGGAGACCGCAGACCTCCCCCGTCAATCCCCTCGGCAGATAAGCAACGGCAG cTATCGAAGTCGAGAGGAGGACCGCATCTCCAAACCAGGAGGCATGTCCACTCCGGTCAAAATCTTTGATGACGGTGTTTTGTCTCAGGCCAGCGACCAGGCCAGCTCCATCAATGACAAACAGTTACCTCCGCTGCCTG AACCAAAGCCAGTTTATGCACAGCCTGGTCAGCCAGATGTAGACCTGCCTGTCAGCCCCTCTGATGCACCGGTGCCCAGCGCCGCTCACGACGAAAGCATCCTCAG GCCAAGTATGAAGTTGGTCAAATTCAAGAAGGGAGAGAGTGTTGGGCTGCGGTTAGCAGGGGGGAACGACGTGGGAATATTTGTGGCAGGAGTTTTAGAGGATAGTCCAGCTGCCAAGGAGGGGTTGGAGGAGGGGGACCAGATTCTCAGG GTCAACAATGTGGACTTTGCCAACATCATCCGAGAAGAggcagttttgtttctgctggaTCTCCCAAGAGGAGACATGGTTACCATTCTggcacagaagaaaaaagatg TGTATAGGAAGATTGTGGAGTCGGACGTCGGTGACTCCTTCTACATTCGGACACATTTCGAGTATGAAAAGGAATCTCCGTACGGCTTGAGCTTTAACAAGGGTGAGGTTTTCCGTGTGGTAGATACGCTCTACAATGGCAAGTTGGGTTCCTGGCTCGCTATCCGCATTGGGAAGAATCACCAAGAAGTGGAAAGAGGCATCATTCCCAACAagaacag aGCGGAGCAGCTATCTAGTGTGCAGTACACCCTTCCTAAAACTCCAGGGGGCGACAGAGCAGACTTCTGGAGGTTCAGAGGGTTGCGAAGTTCTAAGAGGAATTTGCGGAAAAGCCGGGAGGACCTGTCGGCTCAGCCGGTTCAGACCAAGTTCCCAGCCTACGAGAGGGTTGTGCTGAGGGAAG CTGGATTCCTGAGGCCAGTGGTTATCTTTGGGCCAATTGCAGATGTGGCCAGAGAGAAACTGGCCAGGGAGGAGCCGGACATTTTTGAGCTAGCAA aaacacagcaacaacaaggAGGGGAAA GGAGCGAACCGAGGGACGCAGGAACCAACCAGAAAAGCTCGGGCATCATTCGCCTGCATACCATCAAGCAAATCATTGATAAA GACAAGCATGCGGTTCTGGACATCACCCCCAACGCTGTGGACCGTCTGAACTACGCTCAGTGGTATCCCATCGTTGTGTTTCTAAACCCAGACACCAAACAGGGGGTCAAGAACATGAGGACACGGCTCTGCCCCGATTCCAGAAAGAGTGCTAGAAAGCTTTTTGATCGAGCTCTCAAGTTACGGAAGAACAACCACCACCTCTTCACCA CAACCATTAACCTGAACAGCATGAATGACGGTTGGTTTGGAGCCCTGAAAGAAAtaatccagcagcagcagaaccagttgGTGTGGGTGTCAGAAGGAAAG GCTGATGGGGCAACCGATGACGACCTAGACCTCCATGACGACCGCCTCTCCTACCTGTCGGCACCGGGCAGTGAGTATTCCATGTACAGCACCGACAGCCGGCACACCTCTGACTACGAGGACACGGACACGGAGGGCGGGGCCTACACCGACCAGGAGTTGGACGAGACGCTGAACGACGACGTGGGTCTGCCCGCCGAGCCGGCCATCACACGCTCTTCGGAGCCCGTACGTGAGGAGCCGCCAGTCATCCAGGAGCCCCCCGGCTACGTGGCCTACTCTCACTCGGCGCAGCCGGACCCGCTGAACCGCATCGATCCGGCTGGGTTCAAAGCCCCAGTGCCGCAGCAG AAAGCAGAGGCCACGCCTAGCATCTCCAGGCAGCCTGAGCCCCTGGCTGAGGCAGTGCCCCCTGCTGCCGACGTTACTGTAAAAACTGTAGGGGCTCTGAGCCTTGATGAGGTTCCTGCAGCTCCTTACAGCAAGCCGAGCCCCAGCCAAGAGGCTGGCTCGCTTAGGAGGCCCACCCCTGAGCTAGCACCTCAGAGCGTCACCCCAGAGCCTCTACGGTCCGGACTGGCTGGTCCAGAACCAAAG ATGTTTCAGAAGGATCCTTACGGCATGGAAAACACAGGGAGAATCACTAACAGCATGAAGGCTGTCAATTACAACCCTCCGCAGCCGTACCACCCCGACCAGCAGTCGTACCGGGATTACGACCACCCGCCGAATCGCTATGACGTCAGCAGCGGGGCCGGGTCTTACCCGGAGTCGCAGTACAGAAGCAACGACCACATCCCGCTCTATGAGAACAGCGTGCCTCAGTACGACCAGCAGCAGTGGAATCCCTACGGCCAGCCGCCCTCTGCTTCCAACTCCCAGGGTTACGATCTCCGGCTGCGTTACAGTGATGGCTCCGATGCGCAGTACACCCCACCTCTACGCTACGACGAACCCCCACCACAGCAGGGATTCGATGTGCGACCTCGCTACGGCAAACCTACAGGTCCGGGCCCGGTTCATTACGACGACCTCCCGCCGCCTCCTCAAGGATCTGACCTCGGCTACAACCAGGATTCCCACCTGGGGTATCCCTCAGCCAGCCGATCCCCAGAACTAGCCCCTCAACGACCCGCCTATAACCAAGGACCCAGCTTGCAGCCGAAAGGCTACAAACCTCAGCACTACGACCCGACTCCAGCAAACTCTGTAGCCAGCCTTACTCCTCCTCCTAAAGCCGAGACAGACTCGCCTTCCCCTGTGGAAGTTGCTCAACTCGCACCTTCCAGAGACGAGCCGCAGGAGGAAGACCCTGCCATGCGACCCCAGTCGGTCCTCACCAGGGTCAAGATGTTTGAGAACAAACGGTCTGTGTCTGTGGACCGCGCCAGAGATGCAGGGGAATCCACTGGAAACAGG GCAGCTGATTTACCCCTGAAAGCAGGTGGTGTGATCCCTAAAGCAAATTCTCTGAGCAACCTGGATCAAGAGAAGAACTTTAG AGCTCCAGAGCCCCAGAGACTGCAGTCCAAGGCAGTCGATGACATTGTCCGCTCTAACCATTACGATCCTGATGAGGACGAGGATTACTACAGGAAGCAGCTGTCCTACTTTGACAGACTTCAGACCGGCCCTAACAAATCCCAGCCACAAGCACAAACAACTCACAGCTTCCCCAG GACTGAGTCCGTAGACAAACCGAGTCCACTGGAGAAAAAGTATGAACCGGTTCCTCAGGTTACCCCCTCTCTGCCACCAGCCACACTGCCTAAACCGTCAGCTGAAG TCAAGCCTCCAGCCCGAGAAAACACTGTCCAGAGCAACTTCCTGCCTCAGAAGAGTTTCCCCGAAAAGTCTCCAGTTAACGGCACAAGCGAGCAGCCTCCAAAGACGACGGGGGCGCCGTCTAGCTTTAACCGCTTCGTTCCCAAGCCCTTCACCACCTCAGCCAAACCTTTCGCGCGGATGTTCGACAGTCCGAAATTCAACCACAATCTTCTGTCCAACGATAAACCTGAGATTGCACCAAAG GGTCCAACCTCCACTGCAGTAAAGCCTCAGATCCCCCCGCAGCCTCAGAACGCGGACCACGACAGCGGCGTGGACACCTTCACACGCACTGTGGATAACCGCCCCAAACACCAGCAGAATAACGTCAACGCCGTTCCCAAGGCCATCCCTGTGAG CCCGAGCGCCCTCGAAGACGACGAGGATGAAGACGAGGGTCACACTGTGGTCGCCACCGCTCGCGGCATCTTCAACAGTAACGGCGGCGTCCTGAGCTCCATCGAAACAGGTGTCAGCATAATTATCCCGCAGGGTGCCATCCCCGACGGAGTGGAGCAGGAGATCTACTTCAAGGTCTGCCGAGACAACAGCATCCTGCCGCCGCTCGACAAGGAGAAAG